Proteins encoded together in one Nitrospinaceae bacterium window:
- the pilM gene encoding pilus assembly protein PilM translates to EEAVAAEADQILPFSIDEARLRSQKIRKVEVDGETMDEYLIIAVRKKAIADTIDLFKHLKFEPMLVDLNFLAIESAYALSGMDEDGEPTALVDIGASETMIHIVQGSRTLMTRYVPLGGASVTQKIGENLKVNRLEAEGIKTGSKPSPSPRAVADAIRSEVERLARELGRTYQMHAQAYPEFQVRRMVLSGGGVHLDGLPGYLAASLDIPVELIEPFRKVDVPSNSFDPDFVDLLSPIAAVGAGLAWRAMAAA, encoded by the coding sequence GAGGAGGCGGTGGCGGCCGAGGCGGATCAAATTCTGCCATTTTCCATCGATGAGGCACGCCTGAGAAGTCAAAAAATTAGAAAGGTCGAGGTGGACGGTGAGACGATGGACGAATATCTAATCATCGCCGTAAGGAAAAAAGCGATTGCCGACACGATCGATCTCTTCAAGCATCTGAAATTTGAGCCCATGCTCGTTGATTTGAATTTTCTTGCCATTGAAAGTGCTTATGCTCTTTCGGGGATGGATGAGGACGGTGAGCCCACAGCTCTTGTAGATATCGGTGCCTCTGAAACGATGATTCATATTGTTCAGGGGAGCCGTACTCTGATGACTCGCTATGTGCCTTTGGGTGGTGCATCTGTTACGCAAAAAATAGGTGAAAATTTAAAAGTAAATAGGCTTGAAGCCGAGGGAATTAAAACGGGCTCAAAACCATCTCCGAGCCCTCGGGCGGTGGCCGACGCGATTCGCTCTGAGGTCGAACGTCTTGCGCGTGAACTTGGTCGAACCTATCAGATGCATGCTCAAGCATATCCAGAGTTTCAGGTTCGGCGGATGGTGCTGAGTGGTGGTGGGGTTCACCTTGACGGACTGCCAGGCTATTTGGCTGCTTCTCTCGATATTCCCGTCGAACTAATCGAGCCTTTTCGAAAGGTGGATGTGCCCTCCAATTCATTTGATCCTGATTTCGTTGACTTGCTGTCACCCATCGCCGCTGTTGGGGCGGGGTTGGCTTGGCGTGCTATGGCTGCGGCATGA
- the aroB gene encoding 3-dehydroquinate synthase, producing MKNVRVNFGDRSYTITIGRGALNNLGSAAKKYFPGGRALVVTDKNVGPLLGERVLESLKQAGCDAALYAVPPGERSKSLVQLSKIFDRLAALKIERGCGVVALGGGVVGDLAGFAAATYLRGLPYIQVPTTLLAQVDSAVGGKTAVDHKAGKNLIGAFYQPAAVFAELGAFRSLPERHYRAGLAEVVKHAAIGDPRLFSFLEKNAARVLRREVAVMAHVVAVNCRLKARVVEADERESGLRETLNFGHTLGHAVELMAGYSDSLFHGEAVAIGMSAAVRLSLAAGRCREDDVERLIALIERFGLPTGMKKPPETRVLRAALARDKKTRKGLPKFVLMDKIGGVSTGQEVPASRWRAALALARR from the coding sequence ATGAAAAACGTACGGGTAAATTTTGGGGATCGCAGCTATACGATCACAATCGGTCGCGGTGCGCTCAATAATCTGGGAAGTGCAGCAAAAAAATATTTTCCAGGTGGTCGCGCGCTAGTTGTCACAGATAAAAATGTGGGCCCTTTGCTGGGTGAGAGGGTGCTTGAATCGCTCAAGCAAGCCGGATGCGATGCCGCACTTTATGCTGTGCCTCCGGGTGAGCGGAGTAAGTCGCTTGTCCAACTGTCGAAAATATTTGACCGGCTCGCTGCACTGAAAATTGAGAGGGGCTGCGGTGTTGTTGCTCTGGGGGGCGGGGTGGTTGGCGACCTCGCCGGTTTCGCGGCGGCAACATATCTCAGGGGGCTGCCATATATCCAGGTTCCAACGACGCTGCTGGCCCAGGTGGATAGTGCCGTTGGTGGGAAAACCGCCGTTGACCACAAGGCGGGGAAAAATCTTATTGGTGCGTTTTATCAGCCGGCTGCTGTGTTCGCAGAATTGGGTGCCTTCAGGTCACTCCCCGAGCGACACTATCGCGCAGGCCTTGCCGAGGTCGTTAAGCATGCTGCGATAGGTGATCCTCGGCTCTTTAGTTTTCTTGAGAAAAATGCCGCTCGGGTGCTCAGGCGCGAGGTGGCGGTGATGGCGCATGTTGTGGCCGTGAATTGCCGCCTCAAGGCACGCGTTGTCGAGGCCGACGAGCGTGAGTCGGGCCTCCGTGAAACCTTGAATTTTGGTCACACCCTTGGCCATGCCGTTGAGTTGATGGCTGGCTACTCGGACAGTCTTTTTCATGGAGAGGCCGTGGCCATTGGAATGTCGGCGGCGGTGCGGCTGTCCTTGGCCGCCGGGCGTTGTCGTGAAGATGATGTTGAGCGCCTGATAGCTCTCATTGAGCGTTTTGGGCTACCCACGGGCATGAAAAAGCCCCCCGAGACGCGGGTGCTTAGGGCTGCCTTGGCCCGTGATAAGAAAACAAGGAAAGGTCTTCCAAAGTTCGTTCTCATGGATAAAATTGGTGGTGTGAGCACGGGACAAGAGGTTCCGGCCTCTCGGTGGCGGGCGGCGCTGGCGCTTGCTCGGCGGTAA
- a CDS encoding 3-dehydroquinate dehydratase produces MRILLLNGANLNLLGTREPEIYGDTTLADLEASLAVVARAEGVELDCFQSNVEGELVDALQRAGGALAPEQGKPPAGRCAACIFNPGGYTHTSVVLRDAIGGLDLPVYEVHISNVLTREEFRHLSMIGPVSAGSFIGLGNYGYLSALRAAIDKNVKGEEFPPSEAR; encoded by the coding sequence TTGCGAATTTTATTGTTGAACGGCGCGAATTTGAATCTCCTGGGAACAAGGGAGCCCGAAATTTACGGCGATACAACGCTAGCTGATCTTGAAGCCTCGCTCGCGGTTGTTGCACGCGCCGAAGGGGTGGAACTTGATTGTTTCCAGTCTAATGTCGAGGGTGAATTAGTGGACGCACTCCAGCGCGCCGGGGGCGCATTGGCCCCTGAGCAGGGGAAGCCTCCCGCTGGACGGTGCGCTGCATGCATTTTTAATCCGGGTGGATATACCCATACGAGTGTTGTGCTTAGGGACGCCATCGGTGGCCTCGACCTTCCTGTTTACGAGGTGCACATCTCGAACGTACTCACCCGCGAGGAATTTCGTCATCTTTCGATGATCGGCCCCGTATCGGCGGGCTCGTTCATTGGACTTGGCAACTATGGTTATCTCTCGGCACTACGAGCGGCTATCGACAAAAATGTAAAGGGAGAAGAGTTTCCACCGAGCGAGGCGAGATGA
- a CDS encoding aminopeptidase P family protein, which translates to MSERLKALRRKMRREGVSALAVTDLRNLRYLTGFTGTAGGCFVTERSAVFITDFRYRSQVSRQVDKAFKFSEHNHPIIGIAAEAKKSRVKTLGFEESALTYNLYSRLKKEVRGVRLVPVQGLVEGLRLLKDKKEVRLLRRGAKLNKEALSEAALMMGPGVTELEVSLALEVAMRERGASGPAFDFIVASGTRGALPHGVASSRSLRRGDLITIDYGAVVEGYHADTTRVFSLGEPSKKAQRIYDIVLKAQMAAVDTVGPNVKCGDVDEAARRVIREEGFGKFFGHGTGHGVGLDIHEGPRLGPGVEERLKPGMMVTIEPGIYLPGWSGVRIEDMVLVTERGKEVLTRAITKDLVVL; encoded by the coding sequence ATGAGCGAGCGTCTTAAGGCCCTACGGCGAAAAATGCGGAGGGAGGGCGTCTCAGCTCTTGCGGTGACTGATCTTCGGAATCTCCGCTATCTGACAGGCTTTACTGGAACTGCCGGTGGATGTTTCGTGACAGAGCGCTCGGCGGTGTTTATCACCGATTTCAGATACCGCTCCCAGGTTTCCCGCCAGGTAGATAAGGCATTTAAATTTTCTGAGCATAATCACCCGATCATTGGAATTGCTGCCGAGGCGAAAAAGAGCAGGGTGAAAACCCTTGGGTTTGAGGAATCGGCTCTTACCTACAATTTATATAGCCGGCTCAAGAAAGAGGTTCGAGGCGTTCGGCTAGTGCCTGTCCAAGGTCTTGTGGAGGGGTTGAGGCTCCTGAAAGATAAAAAAGAAGTGCGTCTCCTCCGTCGGGGAGCGAAGCTGAATAAAGAGGCGCTCTCGGAGGCTGCGTTGATGATGGGCCCCGGCGTTACAGAACTAGAAGTCTCTCTAGCGCTCGAGGTGGCTATGCGAGAGCGAGGGGCTAGTGGTCCGGCCTTTGATTTTATCGTGGCCTCGGGGACGCGGGGGGCGCTTCCGCACGGGGTCGCCTCGAGCCGATCTTTGCGTCGAGGAGATTTGATTACTATAGACTACGGGGCCGTGGTGGAAGGCTACCACGCGGATACAACCCGAGTTTTTTCGCTTGGAGAACCATCGAAGAAAGCCCAGAGAATCTACGATATTGTTCTCAAGGCGCAAATGGCGGCGGTGGATACCGTTGGTCCGAATGTGAAATGCGGTGATGTGGATGAGGCTGCTAGGCGCGTAATTCGGGAAGAGGGTTTTGGTAAGTTTTTTGGGCACGGTACGGGACACGGAGTGGGGCTGGACATTCATGAGGGCCCTCGTCTTGGGCCGGGTGTCGAGGAGCGCCTCAAGCCGGGTATGATGGTTACAATTGAGCCGGGCATCTATCTGCCGGGCTGGAGCGGCGTTCGCATCGAGGATATGGTGCTTGTCACGGAGAGGGGCAAGGAAGTTCTTACAAGAGCCATTACAAAGGACCTGGTTGTTTTATAG
- the efp gene encoding elongation factor P, with the protein MPSTSDFRNGLKIEMDGTPFIMVEFQHVKPGKGGAFVRTKLKNLRSGRVIEKTFRSGESVEAADIDQKEMQYLYRDGDMFVFMDTSDYDQTSLTKESIGEGVKWLKEESVCDIMFYKGDAISVDLPTFVELAIAVAEPGLKGDTAAGATKPAELETGATVNVPLFLNEGDILKIDTRTGEYIERVKSS; encoded by the coding sequence ATGCCTTCGACAAGCGATTTTAGAAACGGTCTCAAAATCGAGATGGATGGCACACCGTTTATCATGGTTGAATTTCAGCACGTCAAACCGGGCAAGGGGGGTGCCTTTGTTCGAACGAAGCTCAAGAACCTCAGGTCAGGACGCGTCATCGAGAAAACTTTTCGCTCCGGCGAGTCGGTGGAAGCCGCCGATATCGACCAAAAAGAGATGCAATACCTCTACCGGGACGGAGACATGTTTGTTTTCATGGACACCTCGGACTACGACCAAACCTCTCTTACAAAAGAAAGTATTGGTGAGGGCGTCAAATGGCTCAAGGAAGAGTCGGTTTGTGACATCATGTTTTATAAAGGTGACGCAATTTCGGTCGATCTCCCAACATTTGTCGAGTTGGCTATTGCAGTAGCTGAGCCCGGCCTGAAAGGTGACACGGCGGCCGGGGCCACGAAACCTGCTGAACTAGAGACGGGCGCTACGGTGAACGTCCCGCTATTTCTGAACGAGGGCGATATTCTCAAGATCGACACCCGAACAGGAGAGTATATCGAACGGGTAAAATCGTCCTGA
- a CDS encoding branched-chain amino acid ABC transporter substrate-binding protein: MYRTIIRIVVSMVFMALLALPSGAGAAVIKIGVAGPLTGDQAAFGEMLKNGALLAVSEWNNKGGVSVGGKKMKVEILWGDDRHDPREGVSIAHKFVNSGVVGVVGHFNSSVSIPASTVYAESGVVQITPASTNPKLTEQNFNTVFRVCGRDDQQGEVAAAFIVGKLKKTRVAILHDKTTYGQGLANETKRFLEAKGVKPVFYSGIIQGDKDFSPVLTAMKQKNPEVVFFGGIHPEAILLVKQMREHLGIKADFVSGDGVFVDEFYKIAGKSAEGSYLTFTPDQAKIPAAKGIIKKHRERFGKEVGAYTIYSYVAANMILSSIAETGSTKGAKMAKYMRSKVWSTALGKIQFNKKGDVLESPYVFWQVRGSKFVQID; encoded by the coding sequence ATGTACCGGACGATAATTCGCATAGTTGTTTCCATGGTGTTTATGGCACTCCTGGCCCTTCCCTCGGGAGCGGGAGCTGCGGTGATAAAGATTGGTGTAGCTGGTCCGCTCACTGGAGATCAGGCTGCATTCGGGGAGATGTTGAAAAACGGGGCGCTCCTCGCCGTATCGGAGTGGAACAATAAGGGCGGGGTATCGGTCGGCGGCAAGAAAATGAAGGTGGAAATTCTCTGGGGTGATGACAGGCACGACCCCCGTGAAGGTGTTTCCATAGCGCATAAGTTTGTGAACTCTGGCGTGGTGGGTGTAGTCGGCCATTTCAACAGTTCTGTCTCCATCCCCGCCTCGACGGTATATGCCGAGTCCGGTGTTGTTCAGATTACCCCCGCATCGACGAACCCCAAGCTGACCGAGCAAAATTTCAATACCGTGTTCCGTGTTTGTGGGCGGGACGATCAGCAAGGAGAGGTGGCCGCCGCTTTCATCGTGGGCAAACTCAAAAAAACACGAGTGGCCATTCTCCACGATAAGACGACCTATGGGCAGGGTCTTGCAAACGAGACAAAACGTTTTCTTGAGGCCAAGGGAGTCAAGCCGGTTTTCTACAGCGGAATTATTCAGGGCGACAAAGATTTCTCGCCCGTGCTCACAGCGATGAAACAGAAAAATCCCGAAGTCGTTTTCTTCGGAGGTATTCACCCCGAGGCTATTCTTTTGGTCAAGCAGATGCGCGAGCACCTTGGCATTAAGGCTGATTTCGTCTCGGGAGACGGTGTGTTTGTCGATGAGTTCTACAAGATTGCCGGAAAATCCGCCGAGGGCAGTTATCTCACCTTCACGCCCGATCAGGCCAAGATTCCCGCCGCTAAAGGTATTATCAAAAAACACCGTGAGCGATTCGGAAAAGAGGTCGGCGCCTACACGATATACAGCTACGTGGCGGCCAACATGATTCTCTCCTCTATCGCCGAGACGGGTTCAACCAAGGGCGCGAAGATGGCGAAGTACATGCGGAGCAAGGTGTGGAGTACGGCGCTGGGTAAGATTCAGTTCAACAAAAAGGGCGACGTGCTTGAGAGTCCATATGTCTTTTGGCAAGTGCGGGGGAGTAAGTTTGTACAGATCGATTAA
- a CDS encoding branched-chain amino acid ABC transporter permease, which produces MFTQQLVNGVVVGAVYALVALGYTLVYGILKLINFAHGEIYMIGAYIGIATLSVLGSMGITQFSVALTIVLVFFIPMIYCAAYGVTMERVAYRPLRNAPRLSPLISAIGMSIFLQNYVQVAQGARDKAFPNLLALGGFELWGAYISGLQIFILLTALGIMAALQLFIQKTKLGRAMRATAQDRTMASLVGVDVNRVIAATFAIGSALAAIAGVMVGMYYGLVNHYSGFITGMKAFTAAVLGGIGSVPGALLGGFLLAMLESFWAGYVSAIYKDVFAFAVLVVVLIFRPEGLLGASENTDRG; this is translated from the coding sequence ATGTTTACGCAGCAGCTTGTCAATGGCGTTGTCGTTGGTGCCGTCTACGCCTTGGTTGCGCTGGGCTATACGCTAGTCTACGGAATTCTCAAGCTCATTAATTTTGCCCACGGCGAAATCTACATGATTGGCGCCTACATTGGCATTGCGACTCTCTCCGTTCTAGGCTCGATGGGTATTACCCAATTTTCCGTCGCTCTTACCATTGTTCTCGTTTTTTTTATTCCTATGATTTATTGTGCCGCCTATGGCGTTACCATGGAGCGAGTCGCCTATCGGCCACTTCGAAACGCGCCTCGGCTCTCTCCACTTATTAGCGCCATTGGCATGAGTATTTTTCTTCAAAACTACGTTCAAGTTGCACAGGGGGCCCGGGACAAGGCGTTTCCCAACCTTCTTGCGCTGGGCGGTTTCGAGCTATGGGGCGCCTACATCAGCGGCCTGCAAATCTTTATTCTCTTGACGGCGTTAGGCATCATGGCCGCGTTACAGTTGTTCATCCAGAAAACGAAACTAGGTCGGGCCATGCGGGCGACCGCCCAGGACCGCACCATGGCCTCCCTCGTTGGTGTGGACGTTAATCGGGTCATCGCCGCCACCTTTGCCATCGGCTCGGCTCTTGCCGCCATCGCCGGGGTGATGGTGGGCATGTACTACGGTCTTGTTAATCACTACAGCGGTTTCATTACAGGGATGAAGGCATTCACGGCGGCTGTACTTGGCGGTATTGGCAGTGTGCCAGGGGCGCTTCTGGGTGGATTTTTACTCGCTATGCTTGAGAGCTTTTGGGCGGGCTATGTTTCGGCCATCTATAAAGATGTATTCGCCTTCGCCGTGCTGGTCGTCGTTCTCATCTTCCGGCCCGAGGGTCTTCTCGGCGCTTCGGAAAATACGGATAGGGGGTAG
- a CDS encoding branched-chain amino acid ABC transporter permease has protein sequence MRMASVPLVGLWFAFLALPLSGPRGAIGIGIACAICVLIVHILRAALKAGPIAERAARLQRGAARFWERFEETIRNKKFAPFFLLGLLLLPWMLDRYSTDVLVVTGIYVMLALGLNVVVGFAGLLDLGYVAFYAVGAYTYALLNAWIGLSFWPALFAGGALSMIFGILLGIPVLRLRGDYLAIVTLGFGEIIRLVLNNWDGLTNGPNGILNIGRPFIGTHKLYQPMHFFYLVVVLCFITLFVVGRLNRSRLGRAWAALREDETAAECMGINITYTKLTAFAFGATWAGVAGVVFAAKQTFVSPESFNFFESVIILCMVVLGGMGSIPGVILGALVLTVLPEALRDLTLYRPMILGGSMVLMMVLRPQGFIKMSGQRLSVDKARLPDAAREEGGA, from the coding sequence ATGCGTATGGCATCGGTTCCCCTTGTCGGTCTCTGGTTCGCTTTTCTGGCGCTTCCCCTTTCTGGGCCCCGGGGAGCCATTGGTATTGGAATTGCCTGTGCGATATGTGTCTTGATCGTACATATCTTGCGGGCCGCCTTGAAGGCAGGACCCATAGCAGAGCGAGCCGCCCGTCTTCAAAGAGGGGCCGCACGATTTTGGGAGCGCTTCGAGGAGACGATACGCAACAAAAAATTCGCGCCTTTTTTCCTCCTCGGCCTTTTGCTGCTTCCATGGATGCTTGATCGATATTCAACGGATGTTCTTGTCGTCACGGGTATTTACGTTATGCTCGCCCTCGGGCTTAACGTTGTCGTGGGTTTTGCCGGTTTGCTCGACTTGGGTTATGTCGCTTTTTATGCTGTGGGTGCATATACATATGCACTCTTGAACGCATGGATTGGATTGTCTTTTTGGCCTGCACTTTTTGCGGGCGGTGCCCTGTCAATGATTTTTGGAATTCTTCTCGGCATACCGGTGCTTCGGCTCAGAGGCGATTACCTTGCCATCGTGACGCTCGGTTTTGGCGAAATCATCCGTCTCGTACTCAACAACTGGGACGGCTTGACCAATGGGCCGAACGGCATCCTCAATATAGGTCGCCCCTTCATTGGGACTCATAAACTTTATCAACCGATGCATTTTTTCTACCTCGTTGTTGTGCTCTGCTTTATTACGTTGTTCGTCGTTGGTCGTCTGAACCGTAGCCGCCTTGGCCGTGCCTGGGCGGCCCTTCGTGAAGATGAGACGGCGGCCGAGTGCATGGGCATTAACATTACCTATACCAAGCTGACCGCCTTCGCCTTTGGTGCCACTTGGGCAGGTGTGGCGGGAGTCGTGTTCGCCGCCAAGCAGACATTCGTATCGCCCGAGAGTTTTAATTTCTTCGAATCGGTGATTATCCTCTGCATGGTGGTGCTCGGCGGTATGGGCAGTATTCCGGGCGTCATACTCGGGGCGCTGGTGCTCACGGTGCTGCCCGAGGCGCTACGCGATTTGACCCTCTATCGCCCTATGATTCTCGGTGGGTCAATGGTTCTCATGATGGTTCTTCGGCCCCAGGGATTTATCAAGATGAGTGGCCAGCGTCTTTCTGTTGATAAGGCCCGGCTACCCGATGCGGCTCGCGAGGAGGGTGGCGCATGA
- a CDS encoding ABC transporter ATP-binding protein, whose amino-acid sequence MSGVRLLECAGLTKRFGGVMALESLDFEVNEGEILSLIGPNGAGKTTAFNVITGMSPPTEGDVRLHGESLVGLKPDAVVRCGITRTFQNIRLFRGMSVMENVLVGRHSKLKTGPVGAVLRTPGAIEEERSAVEFALALLSFAGIASHATDRAGALSYGDQRRLEIARALASEPQLILLDEPAAGMNPREKSELNELMLAIRARGVTVLLIEHDMKVVMGISDRIVVIDHGEKIFQGDPADVRRDPRVLEAYLGASYA is encoded by the coding sequence ATGAGCGGCGTACGGCTTTTGGAATGCGCTGGGCTCACTAAGCGCTTCGGGGGTGTGATGGCGCTCGAATCTCTTGATTTTGAAGTGAACGAAGGCGAAATTTTGAGTCTAATCGGACCAAATGGCGCAGGAAAAACAACCGCTTTTAACGTGATCACAGGCATGTCTCCCCCAACCGAAGGGGATGTCCGACTGCACGGCGAAAGTCTCGTCGGCCTTAAACCGGATGCTGTTGTGCGGTGCGGTATCACGCGGACCTTTCAAAACATCCGGTTGTTCCGCGGAATGAGCGTTATGGAAAATGTGCTGGTAGGTCGGCACAGCAAGTTGAAAACGGGGCCTGTTGGCGCCGTTCTGAGGACTCCTGGCGCTATTGAGGAAGAGCGATCAGCTGTTGAATTTGCTTTGGCGCTTTTGTCTTTTGCAGGCATCGCGTCTCACGCCACAGATCGTGCCGGAGCGCTTTCCTATGGGGACCAGCGTCGTCTCGAAATCGCCCGGGCCTTGGCGAGCGAGCCCCAGCTTATTCTTCTCGATGAGCCCGCCGCCGGGATGAATCCCCGTGAGAAGAGCGAACTGAACGAATTGATGCTCGCCATCAGAGCGCGCGGGGTGACTGTGCTTTTAATAGAGCATGATATGAAGGTCGTCATGGGCATCTCGGACCGCATCGTCGTCATCGATCATGGCGAAAAGATTTTCCAAGGGGATCCGGCAGACGTTAGGCGGGACCCCAGGGTTCTCGAAGCTTATCTGGGGGCTTCGTATGCTTGA
- a CDS encoding ABC transporter ATP-binding protein produces MLEVDDIHFYYGQIHALQGVSFEVRPGKVACLIGSNGAGKSTTLMSISAVNPVSRGAIRFEGEPIHALKPEHIVQRGICQVPEGRRIFQTLSVLENLEMGAFLRNDAEEVSRDLDHVYSLFPILFERRRQRGGTLSGGEQQMLAIGRALMARPRLLLLDEPSLGLAPKIVETIFEVLGKIREEGTGIFLVEQNAHIALGFADWGYVMEGGRIVMSDRPEVLRNSPEVREAYLGE; encoded by the coding sequence ATGCTTGAAGTGGATGACATTCATTTCTACTACGGGCAGATTCATGCGCTTCAGGGGGTGTCCTTTGAAGTCAGGCCGGGCAAGGTTGCTTGCCTGATCGGAAGTAATGGGGCGGGAAAATCTACGACTCTGATGTCGATCAGTGCGGTGAATCCTGTGTCGCGAGGCGCTATCCGCTTTGAAGGAGAGCCAATACATGCCCTCAAGCCTGAGCACATTGTCCAGCGAGGTATATGCCAGGTGCCCGAGGGGAGACGTATATTCCAGACACTCTCGGTGCTCGAAAATCTTGAGATGGGCGCTTTTCTTCGGAATGACGCTGAGGAGGTGAGCCGGGACCTGGATCATGTATATTCCCTGTTCCCAATTCTTTTTGAGCGCCGCCGCCAACGGGGGGGCACGCTCTCTGGCGGGGAGCAGCAGATGCTCGCCATTGGCCGGGCACTCATGGCGCGGCCAAGGCTCCTTCTACTTGATGAGCCCTCGCTTGGTCTGGCACCTAAGATTGTCGAGACAATTTTCGAGGTATTGGGAAAAATTAGGGAAGAGGGAACCGGCATTTTCCTCGTCGAGCAGAATGCGCACATTGCCCTTGGTTTCGCCGATTGGGGTTATGTCATGGAGGGTGGGCGCATTGTCATGAGTGATCGGCCCGAGGTCTTGCGCAACTCTCCCGAGGTCCGAGAGGCGTATCTGGGCGAGTAG